In Gigantopelta aegis isolate Gae_Host chromosome 14, Gae_host_genome, whole genome shotgun sequence, the following proteins share a genomic window:
- the LOC121388243 gene encoding alpha-protein kinase vwkA-like produces MAAMNITHLFTGDCQGNQYTASFDARPFVSGARKMVYKGVLTGQGPRNNETVIIKPFREFAGSKELCELEMAKNHEAHRICQNYNKVSSCQSLHFILPLKAELHRPVAIAASNNAGHVRQLQPAEWVLIEENIGDDFRKFVDDRGRSTTAGSSLLHAFIHYSYHVSKGALVVSCLQGVPQADGKYTLDTPTIHSIQQRFGDSDKGEPGILQVFINHKCNNLCRDYTLPKMLKNLDPSGV; encoded by the coding sequence ATGGCTGCCATGAACATCACTCACTTGTTTACCGGTGATTGCCAGGGCAACCAATACACAGCAAGTTTCGATGCGAGACCATTCGTGAGTGGCGCCCGCAAGATGGTGTACAAGGGCGTCCTGACAGGTCAGGGTCCCAGGAACAATGAAACTGTCATCATCAAGCCTTTCCGCGAGTTCGCTGGATCGAAGGAGCTCTGCGAGCTGGAGATGGCCAAGAACCACGAGGCTCACCGGATCTGCCAGAATTACAACAAGGTGTCCAGCTGCCAGAGCCTCCACTTCATCCTGCCCCTGAAGGCGGAGCTGCACCGGCCTGTCGCCATAGCGGCCAGCAACAACGCGGGCCACGTGCGACAGCTGCAGCCGGCCGAGTGGGTCCTCATCGAGGAGAACATCGGCGACGACTTCCGCAAGTTTGTCGACGACCGCGGCCGCAGCACGACCGCGGGGTCCTCACTGCTGCATGCCTTCATCCACTACTCATACCACGTGTCGAAGGGCGCACTGGTCGTGTCCTGCCTGCAGGGCGTGCCGCAGGCCGACGGCAAGTACACCCTGGACACTCCGACCATACATTCCATACAGCAGAGGTTCGGGGACTCCGACAAGGGGGAGCCCGGCATCCTGCAGGTGTTCATCAATCACAAATGCAATAATCTGTGTCGCGACTACACGCTGCCGAAAATGTTAAAGAACCTCGACCCTTCGGGCGTTTGA